A window of the Nisaea acidiphila genome harbors these coding sequences:
- a CDS encoding ABC transporter permease, with protein sequence MLTYLVRRILIMIPTLIAISVITFVIIQLPPGDYLTTMINEMQSQGENVDQSKIEALRAQYGLDRPMYEQYFLWVTGLLQGDYGYSFEYQLPVADVVGDRVFLTFVLNFATIIFIWAVAFPIGIYSATNQYSIGDYGLTFIGFIGLATPNFLLALILLYLANIWFGTSIGGLMDPKYLDQPWSVEKALSVLEHLWVPVVVIGTSGTAAMIRRLRANLLDELQKQYVITARAKGLPPFRALMKYPLRMSLNPFIADIGNMLPQVISGSAVVSMVLSLPTTGPMLIGALQSQDMYLAGSFLMFLALLTVIGMFISDLLLAVLDPRIRLGGGANR encoded by the coding sequence GTGCTGACCTACCTTGTCCGCCGCATCCTGATTATGATCCCGACGCTCATTGCGATCAGCGTGATCACCTTCGTCATCATCCAGTTGCCGCCCGGCGACTACCTGACGACGATGATCAACGAGATGCAGAGCCAGGGCGAAAATGTTGATCAGTCGAAGATCGAAGCCCTGCGCGCGCAGTACGGTCTCGACCGGCCGATGTACGAGCAGTACTTCCTCTGGGTGACCGGCCTGCTGCAGGGCGATTATGGTTATTCCTTCGAATACCAGCTGCCGGTAGCGGATGTCGTCGGCGACAGGGTGTTCCTGACCTTCGTGCTCAATTTCGCGACCATCATCTTCATCTGGGCGGTCGCCTTTCCGATCGGCATCTATTCCGCGACCAACCAGTACAGCATCGGCGATTACGGCCTGACCTTCATCGGTTTCATCGGGCTCGCCACGCCGAACTTCCTGCTGGCGCTGATCCTGCTCTACCTTGCCAACATCTGGTTCGGGACCTCGATCGGCGGACTGATGGACCCGAAATATCTCGATCAGCCCTGGAGCGTCGAGAAGGCCCTGTCGGTGCTTGAGCATCTCTGGGTCCCGGTGGTCGTGATCGGGACCTCCGGCACAGCAGCGATGATCCGCCGGCTGCGGGCAAACCTGCTTGACGAGCTGCAGAAGCAATATGTCATTACCGCCCGCGCCAAGGGGCTGCCGCCGTTCCGCGCGCTGATGAAGTATCCGCTCCGGATGTCTCTGAACCCGTTCATCGCCGATATCGGCAATATGCTGCCGCAGGTGATCTCGGGCTCCGCCGTGGTTTCCATGGTGCTCTCGCTGCCGACCACGGGACCGATGCTGATCGGTGCGCTGCAGAGCCAGGACATGTATCTCGCCGGCTCCTTCCTGATGTTCCTGGCGCTGCTGACGGTGATCGGGATGTTCATTTCCGACCTGCTGCTGGCGGTACTCGATCCGAGGATCAGGCTCGGCGGGGGGGCGAACCGATGA
- a CDS encoding malate/lactate/ureidoglycolate dehydrogenase, with translation MITVAHDALEKLVAEMIGRAGSNPEEAGKVARNLVEANCLGHDSHGIGLVAQYMDHARTGALTVNGHISLVSDNGVYLLLDGNMAYGQVTGIEAMELGIDRARTAGAAIVGLRNSHHLGRIGAWGEMCAKAGFISIHFVNVVGHRPLVAPWGGAEARYSTNPYCTAVPATDRNPMFVLDMATSRVALGKVRVAYNAGKEVVEGALIDHQGRPTREAAVMYEEPTGALQAFGEHKGYGLALLGEILGAALLGGPVTDPKHQERNTICNSMLTVIIDPKGFGKDIPFGDLIDSMLAYVTSARPAEGIDKIRIAGEPERETSAERKANGVPIDPGTWARLVEAGVNAGLDRHQFDGIAK, from the coding sequence ATGATCACGGTTGCGCATGACGCGCTCGAGAAACTGGTCGCGGAGATGATCGGCCGGGCGGGCAGCAATCCGGAAGAAGCGGGCAAGGTCGCGCGCAATCTGGTCGAGGCCAACTGTCTCGGGCATGACAGCCACGGCATCGGCCTGGTCGCGCAGTACATGGACCATGCCCGCACCGGCGCGCTGACCGTGAACGGACATATCAGCCTGGTTTCCGACAACGGGGTCTATCTGCTGCTCGACGGCAACATGGCCTACGGGCAGGTCACGGGCATCGAGGCGATGGAACTCGGCATCGACCGGGCGCGCACGGCCGGGGCCGCGATCGTCGGTTTGCGCAACTCGCACCATCTCGGCCGCATCGGCGCCTGGGGCGAGATGTGCGCCAAGGCGGGCTTCATCTCGATCCATTTCGTCAACGTGGTCGGCCACCGCCCGCTCGTCGCCCCATGGGGCGGGGCCGAGGCGCGCTACTCGACCAACCCCTATTGCACCGCCGTTCCGGCGACGGACAGGAACCCGATGTTCGTGCTCGACATGGCGACCAGCCGGGTCGCGCTCGGCAAGGTCCGGGTCGCCTACAATGCCGGCAAGGAAGTGGTCGAGGGGGCGCTGATCGATCACCAGGGCCGGCCGACCCGCGAGGCGGCGGTGATGTACGAGGAGCCGACCGGCGCCCTGCAGGCCTTCGGCGAGCACAAGGGCTACGGCCTCGCCCTGCTCGGCGAGATCCTCGGCGCGGCCCTGCTCGGCGGTCCGGTGACCGATCCGAAGCACCAGGAGCGCAACACGATCTGCAATTCCATGCTGACGGTGATCATCGACCCGAAGGGCTTCGGCAAGGACATCCCGTTCGGCGACCTGATCGACTCCATGCTCGCCTACGTCACCAGCGCGCGCCCAGCGGAGGGCATCGACAAGATCCGCATCGCGGGCGAGCCGGAACGGGAGACCTCGGCGGAGCGCAAGGCGAACGGCGTCCCGATCGATCCCGGCACCTGGGCGCGCCTGGTCGAGGCGGGCGTCAATGCCGGCCTGGACCGGCATCAGTTCGACGGGATCGCGAAGTAA
- the dapF gene encoding diaminopimelate epimerase, translating to MRQIAFLKMNGLGNDFVVLDGREPGPALSERDYRAVGDRRRGVGYDQFLTIEAPKNGGDAFMRIHNPDGSEAGACGNGTRCVADLVMAELGKDRIGLETVAGTLICERLDDGRVRVDMGPARLDAAEIPLAESVDTLNVEIPGNPYGPACCVNMGNPHAVIFVEDADAIPLSEIGPKLETSDIFPDRANIEFATVRGPEDIRMRVWERGAGITEACGSGACAVLVAAARRGLSGRKADVELDGGTLTIEWREDGHVLMTGPVALSFKGTLDLDTLT from the coding sequence ATGAGACAGATCGCATTCCTCAAGATGAACGGTCTCGGCAACGACTTCGTCGTGCTGGACGGCCGCGAGCCCGGCCCCGCCCTCAGCGAGCGGGATTACCGCGCCGTGGGCGACCGGCGGCGGGGCGTCGGCTACGACCAGTTCCTCACCATCGAGGCGCCGAAGAACGGCGGCGACGCCTTCATGCGCATCCACAATCCGGACGGCAGCGAAGCCGGCGCCTGCGGCAACGGCACGCGCTGCGTCGCGGATCTGGTGATGGCGGAACTCGGCAAGGATCGAATCGGTCTCGAAACGGTTGCGGGCACGCTGATCTGCGAGCGCCTGGACGACGGGCGGGTCCGGGTCGATATGGGCCCGGCACGGCTGGACGCGGCGGAGATCCCGCTGGCAGAGAGCGTCGACACGCTGAATGTCGAGATCCCGGGCAATCCCTACGGCCCCGCCTGCTGTGTGAATATGGGCAATCCCCACGCGGTCATCTTCGTCGAGGACGCGGACGCGATCCCGCTCTCCGAGATCGGGCCGAAGCTGGAGACCAGCGACATCTTCCCGGACCGGGCCAATATCGAGTTCGCTACCGTGCGCGGCCCGGAGGACATCCGCATGCGGGTCTGGGAACGCGGCGCGGGCATCACCGAGGCCTGCGGCTCCGGCGCCTGCGCGGTGCTGGTGGCGGCGGCACGGCGCGGCCTTTCCGGCCGCAAAGCGGATGTGGAACTCGACGGCGGCACCCTCACGATCGAGTGGCGCGAGGACGGACACGTGCTGATGACCGGCCCGGTCGCGCTCAGTTTCAAAGGCACGCTCGACCTCGATACGCTCACCTGA
- a CDS encoding ABC transporter substrate-binding protein, translating to MKLRYLIPALVMAVWTAAASAEEIPSLAEQVANGTLPPLAERLPQPPMTVDFGSRGKSLGRYGGTMRMLMARSKDTRQMTVYGYARLVSYRPGDFELFADILEKFEVEDEKVFTFTLRKNHRWSDGHPFTAEDFRYFWEDVANNEALSPSGPPNILLVDGEAPLFQVLDERTVRYSWSKPNPDFLPSLAKASPLYLYRPAHYLKPMHAAFADPEALAKLVEDARQRNWAALHNKMDNLYRMDNPDLPVLQPWRVTGNATSTRFRFERNPYFHRVDPKGRQLPYIDEVIFNVASPGLIPAKAGAGDTDLQARYLSFDDYTFLKEAEDRFPFDTRLWRTAKGSHMALFPNLNAEDPAWRGLFRDVRFRRALSLAINRYEINQVIYYGLAYEGNNTVLPDSPLFEKDYQTRWAGFDLKQANRLLDEIGLERGEDGIRLLPDGRPLELIVETAGESTKQTDILSLIHDSWLDAGIKLFTRPSQRNVFRNRIFSGQTLVSVWSGAENGLATAFTSPADFVPYTQQQLQWPQWGQHIETGGQAGAAIDMPAAERLRDLYFTWRDASTRAAKLAAWKEILEINADQVFTIGLVSGVLQPVVVHDNLQNVPEKAIYNWDPGAHFGVYLPDTFWYGEAPTKSASAD from the coding sequence GTGAAACTCCGGTACCTGATCCCGGCCCTTGTGATGGCGGTCTGGACCGCAGCCGCTTCCGCCGAAGAAATTCCCTCTCTCGCCGAACAGGTCGCGAACGGCACCCTGCCGCCGCTTGCCGAGCGTCTCCCTCAGCCGCCCATGACGGTCGATTTCGGGAGCCGGGGCAAATCGCTCGGGCGCTATGGCGGCACCATGCGCATGTTGATGGCGCGCAGCAAAGACACGCGGCAGATGACGGTCTACGGCTACGCCCGTCTCGTCAGCTACCGTCCTGGCGATTTCGAGCTCTTCGCCGACATTCTGGAGAAATTCGAGGTCGAGGACGAGAAGGTCTTTACCTTCACGCTCAGAAAGAATCATCGCTGGTCGGACGGCCATCCGTTCACGGCGGAGGACTTCCGCTATTTCTGGGAAGATGTGGCCAATAACGAGGCGCTTTCGCCGTCGGGTCCGCCGAACATCTTGCTGGTGGACGGCGAGGCGCCGCTTTTCCAGGTGCTCGACGAGCGGACGGTGCGCTACAGCTGGTCGAAGCCGAACCCGGATTTCCTGCCGTCCCTCGCCAAAGCGAGTCCGCTCTATCTCTACCGACCGGCGCATTATCTGAAACCGATGCATGCGGCCTTTGCCGATCCGGAGGCGCTCGCCAAGCTCGTGGAGGATGCCCGCCAGAGGAACTGGGCGGCCTTGCACAACAAGATGGACAATCTGTACCGGATGGATAATCCGGATCTTCCGGTCCTCCAGCCCTGGCGGGTGACCGGCAATGCGACCTCGACCCGGTTCCGCTTCGAGCGCAATCCCTATTTCCACCGTGTTGACCCGAAAGGCCGCCAGCTTCCCTATATCGACGAAGTGATCTTCAACGTCGCGAGTCCGGGACTGATCCCCGCCAAGGCGGGCGCCGGCGATACGGATCTCCAAGCGCGTTATCTTTCCTTCGACGATTACACCTTCCTGAAGGAAGCGGAGGACCGCTTCCCCTTCGACACCCGGCTCTGGCGCACCGCCAAGGGCTCGCACATGGCGCTCTTTCCCAACCTGAACGCGGAAGATCCGGCCTGGCGCGGCCTGTTCCGAGACGTGCGGTTCCGCCGGGCACTGTCGCTGGCGATCAACCGCTACGAGATCAACCAGGTGATCTATTACGGGCTGGCCTACGAAGGGAACAACACGGTCCTGCCGGACTCGCCGCTTTTCGAGAAGGATTACCAGACCCGCTGGGCGGGATTCGATCTGAAGCAGGCGAACCGGCTGCTGGACGAGATCGGCCTTGAGCGGGGTGAAGACGGCATTCGGCTCCTTCCGGACGGGCGGCCGCTGGAACTGATTGTCGAGACCGCCGGCGAGAGCACCAAGCAGACGGATATCCTTTCGCTGATTCACGATTCCTGGCTCGATGCCGGGATCAAGCTCTTCACCCGCCCGTCCCAGCGGAACGTCTTCCGCAACCGGATTTTCTCCGGCCAGACTCTGGTTTCCGTTTGGTCGGGCGCCGAAAACGGGTTGGCGACCGCCTTTACCAGCCCGGCGGATTTCGTGCCCTACACCCAGCAGCAGCTGCAATGGCCGCAATGGGGCCAGCATATCGAGACCGGCGGGCAGGCGGGCGCGGCGATCGACATGCCGGCGGCCGAGCGGCTGCGGGATCTCTATTTCACCTGGCGCGACGCCTCGACCCGGGCCGCCAAACTCGCGGCCTGGAAGGAGATCCTCGAGATCAACGCGGATCAGGTTTTCACCATCGGGTTGGTCTCGGGCGTGTTGCAGCCGGTCGTGGTGCACGACAATCTGCAGAACGTGCCGGAAAAGGCGATCTACAACTGGGATCCGGGCGCCCATTTCGGCGTCTATTTGCCGGATACCTTCTGGTACGGCGAGGCGCCGACCAAAAGCGCTAGCGCGGACTAG
- a CDS encoding ABC transporter permease → MSVTSGEGPRTDHYVNREPFNPNEDSVLTPEQERYYMASQWQMMWWKLKRHRVAVISGLFLLLLYFSTIISEMIAPYALATRHTDHIYAPPQRVHLFHEGSFVGPFVYGLDYTLNMRNLKREYSPNPEKVQELRFFCSGDPYRFWGAVETDFHLVCPAEDGTLFLLGTDRLGRDMFSRIVYGTRISLTVGLIGIAVSFVLGIVIGGVAGYYGGWIDSLTQRIIEIIRSFPELPLWMALSAALPVTWSPILIYFGITIILGLLDWTGLARAVRSKLLALREEDFAVAAQLMGAKPKRIIGRHLLPSFMSHLIASATLSIPSMILGETALSFLGLGLRPPITSWGVLLTEAQNINAVELYPWIMAPVVPVILVVLAFNFFGDGLRDAADPYK, encoded by the coding sequence ATGAGCGTCACCTCGGGCGAGGGTCCGCGCACGGACCATTACGTCAATCGCGAGCCGTTCAACCCGAACGAGGACTCGGTCCTGACGCCGGAGCAAGAACGCTACTACATGGCGTCCCAGTGGCAGATGATGTGGTGGAAGCTGAAGCGCCACCGCGTCGCGGTCATTTCCGGGCTCTTCCTGCTGCTGCTCTATTTCTCGACCATCATCAGCGAGATGATCGCGCCTTACGCTCTAGCGACCCGGCACACCGACCATATCTACGCGCCGCCGCAGCGGGTGCACCTGTTCCACGAGGGCAGCTTCGTCGGCCCCTTCGTCTACGGGCTCGACTACACGCTGAACATGCGCAACCTGAAGCGGGAATACAGTCCGAACCCGGAAAAGGTGCAGGAGCTGCGCTTCTTCTGCTCGGGCGATCCCTACAGGTTCTGGGGCGCGGTGGAGACCGATTTCCATCTGGTCTGTCCGGCGGAGGACGGGACGCTCTTCCTGCTCGGCACCGACCGGCTCGGGCGCGATATGTTTTCGCGTATCGTCTACGGCACCCGGATCTCGCTCACCGTCGGCCTGATCGGCATCGCGGTCAGCTTCGTGCTTGGCATCGTGATCGGAGGCGTCGCCGGCTATTACGGCGGCTGGATCGACAGCCTGACCCAGCGCATCATCGAGATCATCCGCTCCTTCCCGGAACTGCCGCTCTGGATGGCGCTCTCTGCCGCCCTGCCGGTGACCTGGAGCCCGATCCTGATCTATTTCGGCATCACCATCATCCTCGGCTTGCTTGACTGGACCGGTCTCGCGCGGGCGGTGCGCTCCAAGCTGCTGGCGCTGCGCGAGGAGGATTTCGCCGTTGCCGCCCAGCTGATGGGCGCAAAGCCGAAGCGGATTATCGGCCGCCATCTGCTGCCGAGCTTCATGAGCCACCTGATCGCCTCGGCGACGCTCTCGATTCCGTCCATGATCCTCGGCGAGACCGCGCTCAGCTTCCTCGGCCTCGGACTGCGTCCGCCGATCACCTCCTGGGGGGTCCTGTTGACCGAGGCGCAGAACATCAATGCGGTCGAACTCTATCCCTGGATCATGGCGCCCGTGGTGCCGGTGATCCTGGTCGTTCTCGCCTTCAATTTCTTCGGCGACGGGCTTCGGGACGCGGCAGATCCGTACAAGTAG
- a CDS encoding phosphoglycerate kinase, protein MSAYRTLDALDAKGRTVLLRVDLNVPMKDGKVTDATRIERAAPTILALRKKGAKVVVLSHFGRPKGERVAEMSLAPVAAPLAQALGDVSVAFADDCVGAPAETAVAAMSDGDVLLLENLRFHKGEEKNEAEFTKALAKLGDIYVNDAFATAHRAHASTEGLAHHLPAYAGLLMQAELEALGNALESPKRPVAAVVGGAKVSTKLDLLGNLLPKVDYLIIGGGMANTFLFAQGHEVGKSLAERDLADTARKIIAKAEQEGCTICLQTDCVVAAEFAANAPSEVVPVTAVPDDKMILDAGPESVAAFAEILKDSETLVWNGPLGAFEIAPFDAGTVALARTAAELTDQGALLSVAGGGDTVAALVHAGVADRFSYVSTAGGAFLEWLEGKTLPGVAALMTDR, encoded by the coding sequence ATGTCAGCCTATCGCACTCTCGATGCCCTCGATGCCAAGGGCCGCACCGTCCTGCTGCGCGTGGACCTGAACGTTCCGATGAAGGACGGCAAGGTGACCGACGCAACGCGGATCGAACGGGCCGCGCCGACAATCCTGGCGCTGCGCAAAAAAGGCGCGAAGGTCGTGGTGCTGTCCCATTTCGGTCGGCCAAAGGGCGAACGGGTGGCGGAAATGTCTCTGGCACCGGTGGCCGCGCCGCTCGCGCAGGCGCTGGGCGACGTGTCGGTGGCCTTTGCCGACGATTGCGTCGGTGCGCCGGCCGAGACCGCCGTCGCCGCGATGTCCGACGGCGATGTTCTGCTGCTGGAAAATCTCCGCTTCCATAAGGGCGAGGAGAAGAACGAGGCGGAATTCACCAAGGCGCTGGCCAAGCTCGGCGATATCTATGTGAACGACGCCTTTGCCACCGCGCATCGCGCCCATGCCTCGACCGAAGGGCTCGCCCATCACCTGCCGGCCTATGCAGGCCTTCTGATGCAGGCGGAGCTGGAAGCGCTCGGCAATGCGCTCGAATCCCCGAAACGCCCGGTCGCGGCCGTGGTCGGCGGCGCCAAGGTGTCCACCAAGCTGGATCTGCTCGGCAACCTGCTGCCCAAGGTCGATTACCTGATCATCGGCGGGGGCATGGCCAATACCTTCCTCTTCGCCCAGGGCCATGAGGTGGGCAAATCGCTGGCCGAGCGGGATCTCGCGGACACCGCCCGCAAGATCATTGCGAAAGCGGAACAGGAAGGCTGCACGATCTGCCTGCAGACGGATTGCGTGGTGGCCGCCGAGTTCGCCGCGAACGCGCCCTCCGAGGTGGTCCCGGTCACCGCCGTGCCGGACGACAAGATGATCCTCGATGCGGGTCCGGAGAGTGTGGCGGCTTTCGCGGAAATCCTGAAGGACAGCGAGACGCTGGTCTGGAACGGTCCGCTCGGCGCTTTCGAGATCGCGCCCTTCGATGCCGGGACCGTCGCGCTCGCGCGGACGGCGGCGGAGCTGACCGACCAGGGCGCGCTTCTCAGCGTTGCCGGCGGCGGCGACACGGTGGCCGCGCTGGTGCATGCGGGGGTGGCGGACCGTTTCAGCTACGTCTCGACGGCCGGTGGCGCCTTCCTCGAATGGCTCGAGGGCAAGACCCTTCCGGGTGTCGCGGCGCTGATGACGGACCGCTGA
- the mtaB gene encoding tRNA (N(6)-L-threonylcarbamoyladenosine(37)-C(2))-methylthiotransferase MtaB, giving the protein MNETDDNTDGRTTGRPVETFGCRLNAYESEVIRDHLARAGREDVVVINTCAVTREAERQARQAIRKARRANPAAEIVVTGCAAQIDPAAYAAMEEVDRVVGNEEKLKAETWNAPGEARILVNDIMSVKETASHLVAGLEGRARAFVQVQQGCDHRCTFCIIPFGRGNSRSVPMGEIVRQIRELVANGYREIVLTGVDITSYGADLPGKPELGQMVRRLLALVPELPRLRLSSIDAVEIDDDLLQLVRNEPRLMPHLHVSLQAGDDMILKRMKRRHNRSDIITFCREMRAARPDIAFGADIIAGFPTESEEMFANSLALVEECGLSYLHVFPYSARPGTPAAKMPQVPGPLRKERAAMLRAAGERSLARFLDGLSGSLQSVLVEKPDLGRAENFAPVRLEGGVPGEIVPVRITGSDGTHLIGQIERKSAA; this is encoded by the coding sequence ATGAACGAGACTGACGACAACACGGACGGGCGCACTACGGGCCGGCCGGTCGAGACCTTCGGCTGCCGTCTGAATGCCTATGAGTCCGAGGTCATCCGCGACCATCTCGCCCGTGCCGGGCGCGAGGATGTCGTCGTCATCAATACCTGTGCCGTCACACGCGAAGCCGAGCGCCAGGCCCGCCAGGCGATCCGCAAGGCCCGCCGCGCCAATCCGGCGGCCGAGATCGTGGTCACCGGCTGCGCCGCGCAGATCGATCCCGCCGCCTATGCGGCGATGGAAGAGGTCGACCGGGTGGTCGGCAACGAGGAGAAGCTGAAAGCCGAGACCTGGAACGCTCCAGGGGAGGCCAGGATCCTCGTCAACGACATCATGAGCGTGAAGGAGACGGCGTCGCATCTCGTCGCCGGTCTCGAAGGGCGCGCCCGGGCCTTCGTACAGGTCCAGCAGGGCTGCGACCATCGCTGCACCTTCTGCATCATCCCGTTCGGCCGCGGCAACAGCCGCTCGGTGCCGATGGGCGAGATCGTGCGCCAGATACGCGAGCTGGTGGCGAACGGCTACCGCGAGATCGTACTGACCGGGGTCGACATCACCTCCTACGGCGCCGACCTGCCGGGCAAGCCGGAACTCGGGCAGATGGTGCGCCGCCTGCTGGCACTGGTGCCGGAACTGCCACGCCTCCGCCTCTCCTCGATCGACGCGGTCGAGATCGACGACGACCTCTTGCAGCTCGTCAGGAACGAGCCGCGCCTGATGCCGCATCTGCATGTCAGCCTGCAGGCGGGGGACGACATGATCCTGAAGCGCATGAAGCGCCGGCACAACCGTTCCGACATCATAACGTTCTGCCGCGAGATGCGGGCGGCGCGGCCCGACATCGCCTTTGGCGCCGACATCATCGCCGGCTTCCCGACCGAAAGTGAGGAGATGTTCGCCAACAGCCTCGCACTGGTCGAGGAATGCGGCCTCTCCTACCTGCATGTCTTCCCCTATTCCGCCCGTCCGGGCACCCCGGCGGCGAAGATGCCGCAGGTTCCGGGACCGCTCCGGAAAGAACGTGCGGCAATGCTCCGCGCTGCCGGAGAACGCAGCCTCGCCCGGTTCCTCGACGGCCTCAGCGGAAGCCTGCAATCCGTGCTGGTCGAGAAACCGGATCTCGGGCGCGCGGAGAATTTCGCGCCGGTCCGCCTCGAGGGAGGCGTTCCCGGCGAGATCGTCCCTGTCCGCATCACCGGCAGCGACGGCACCCACCTTATCGGTCAGATCGAACGGAAATCCGCCGCATGA
- the ftsY gene encoding signal recognition particle-docking protein FtsY has product MSEEQAETEERRGWFRRLKDGLAKSSGKLVGGISGVFTKKRLDGESLEELEEVLITADLGVETSAKLIANLAKEKFGKDVTDEEVRTAFAEDIAEILGPVAKPLEVATGRKPHIVLMVGVNGSGKTTTIGKLAKQFRDRGLSVMMAAGDTFRAAAIEQLQVWGERTGTRVIAKPQGSDAAALAFDAIDEAKAAGTDVLLIDTAGRLQNRAELMEELAKVIRVIRKQDETAPHDCVLVLDGTVGQNAHSQVKAFKEMVEVSGLVVTKLDGSTRGGVVVALADQVGLPVHAVGVGESAEDLQPFEADRFARDLMGLE; this is encoded by the coding sequence ATGAGCGAAGAACAAGCGGAAACGGAAGAGCGCCGCGGCTGGTTCCGGCGCCTGAAAGACGGGCTTGCCAAATCCTCCGGCAAGCTGGTCGGCGGCATCTCCGGGGTCTTCACCAAGAAACGGCTCGACGGCGAGAGCCTGGAAGAGCTGGAAGAGGTCCTGATCACGGCGGATCTCGGGGTCGAGACTTCCGCCAAACTGATCGCCAATCTCGCCAAGGAAAAGTTCGGCAAGGACGTGACGGACGAGGAGGTCCGCACCGCCTTCGCCGAGGATATCGCCGAAATCCTGGGTCCCGTCGCCAAGCCGCTCGAGGTCGCGACCGGCCGCAAGCCGCATATCGTGCTCATGGTCGGCGTGAACGGCAGCGGCAAGACCACCACGATCGGCAAGCTCGCCAAACAGTTTCGGGATCGCGGCCTCTCGGTGATGATGGCGGCCGGCGACACCTTCCGCGCCGCCGCCATCGAGCAGCTCCAGGTCTGGGGCGAGCGCACCGGCACACGGGTCATTGCGAAACCGCAAGGATCTGACGCAGCGGCACTGGCCTTCGATGCGATCGACGAGGCGAAAGCCGCCGGGACCGACGTGCTGCTGATCGACACCGCCGGACGGCTGCAGAACCGGGCCGAGCTGATGGAAGAGCTCGCCAAGGTGATCCGCGTCATCCGCAAGCAGGACGAGACGGCGCCGCACGATTGCGTGCTGGTGCTGGACGGCACCGTCGGTCAGAACGCGCACAGTCAGGTGAAGGCCTTCAAGGAGATGGTCGAGGTCAGCGGCCTCGTCGTCACCAAGCTCGACGGCAGCACCCGCGGCGGGGTCGTGGTGGCACTGGCCGACCAAGTCGGCCTGCCGGTCCATGCGGTCGGCGTCGGCGAGAGTGCGGAAGATTTGCAGCCTTTCGAGGCCGATCGTTTCGCCCGCGATCTGATGGGGCTTGAGTAG
- a CDS encoding NUDIX hydrolase, producing MVDERSEAKGPVTKLVPEGDERERLVCTDCGFINYINPKIVVGAVATWEDRFLLCKRAIPPRLGYWTLPAGFMEEGESTQDGAAREAWEEARARIEIGPLLGVYNIPRISQVQMIYRARLLSDEISAGPESEDVGLFTWDEIPWDEIAFPTVHWAFAHYRETLGQGEFAPRSEMPMGV from the coding sequence ATGGTCGACGAGCGGAGCGAAGCGAAAGGGCCGGTTACCAAACTGGTCCCCGAGGGCGACGAGCGGGAACGTCTGGTCTGCACCGATTGCGGCTTCATCAATTACATCAATCCGAAGATCGTCGTGGGCGCGGTGGCAACCTGGGAGGACAGGTTCCTGCTCTGCAAGCGCGCGATCCCGCCGCGGCTCGGTTACTGGACCCTGCCCGCCGGCTTCATGGAGGAAGGCGAGTCGACCCAGGACGGTGCCGCCCGCGAAGCCTGGGAGGAGGCCCGGGCCCGGATCGAGATCGGTCCGCTGCTCGGCGTCTACAACATCCCCCGGATCAGTCAGGTGCAGATGATCTACCGGGCAAGGCTGCTCTCGGACGAGATCTCCGCTGGCCCTGAGAGCGAGGATGTCGGGCTCTTTACCTGGGATGAGATCCCGTGGGACGAGATCGCCTTCCCGACCGTTCACTGGGCCTTCGCGCATTATCGCGAGACGCTGGGCCAGGGCGAGTTCGCGCCGCGCTCGGAAATGCCGATGGGGGTTTGA